The following DNA comes from Alienimonas californiensis.
CAACAGCTCGCCGCCATCCTGCGTGAGGAACAGCAGGGCCGGGGCAAGGAGCGGCTCGTCCGCCAGTTCCGCCTAGAGCACATTCGCGCCGACCGCGCCAAGCAACTGCTGGACGAGTTCCTCGGCCTCGTGAAGGAGGACGACTCGCTGCCCTCCAATCCGCAACTGGCCCAGATGGAGATGCAGATGCGCATGCAGCAGGCCCAGATGGCGAAAAACCAACCGGGCGGCGGGGCGGACGGCAAGGCGGCGGGGACGATCCGGCTGATCGTCAACGAGCGGGAAAACGCCATCCTCGCTCAGGCCCCGCCGGAGCAGATGGCGATCCTCGAAAGCAGCGTGGAGGCCCTCGACGTCCCCCGCGATCCGACCGACGGCCTGCTGGCCCGCATGGTGATGCGGGAGGACCCGGTCCGCATCTACCGGCTCGCCCGCCTCAACCCGGAAATGGTGGTGCGGTTGCTGTCGAACAGCGGGGAACTCGGCCCGCTGACCCGGGTGGAGGTGGACGAAAAGGCAAACGCCCTGGTGGTGAACGGCTCGCCGACGGATCACCTGATCGTCGCCCGACTCGTCGAGAGCCTGGACGGGACCGATCGCAGCTTCGAGGTCCTGCCCCTCCGCCGCCTGCCGGCCGACTACGTCGCCGGCACCGTGCGGTTCATGATGGGCGTGGAAGAAGAGAAACCGGACGACGACGGCAACTCCCGATACGGTTTTTTCAGCTACGGTTACGGCTCCTCCTCAACGGAGGAGGAAGAGGAGGGACCGGAGGGCCAGTTTCGGGTGGACGCGGACGTGCGGAACAACCGCCTGCTCCTGTGGGCGAATCCGGTCGAACTGAGCGAGGTCAACGCTCTGTTGGTGAAGCTCGGCGAGGTCCGGGCGAGCGGCGTGAACCGCTCCGCGACGCGTGTGCTGGACGTCACCGCCGATCAGTCCGAGGAGATCCTCGAGCGGCTCCGCACCGCGTGGCCCCATGTCCGCGACAACCCGCTCGACCTCCCCGCCGCCCCGCCCGCAGCGCCGACTGGGGCCGGCCCGTCGGACGCCCCGCCCGGCGAGGGGCCGGAGGCGCGGATCGACGCACCGGGCGAGGAGTCGAACGTCGCGGCCCGCAGCCCGATCTCGGCCCGGCCGGCGGCCCTGCGACAGGCGGCCGATACACCGTCCCCGCCGCCCCTGACGCCCGAGCGAATCACGGTTCGCCGCACGCCGGACGGCCGGTTGGTGCTCGAGAGCGACGACCTCGACGCGTTGGACGCGCTGGAGGACCTCGTCGGCGACCTCACCCCGCCGCAGCGGGAATTTCACGTCTTTCAATTAGAACACGTGCAGAGCGCCGAGTGGCTCACGTATCAGCTCGAAGACTTTTTCGAAGCCGACGCCGACGCGGAGGAGACCCGCGACTGGTGGGGACAGCCGATTAACGTCAAAAGCGAGGCGCCCGGCCGGTTGTCGGACCGGAAGCCGCTACGGTTTATCGGCGACTCGGACACCCGCACAATCCTTGTGCAGAACGCCACGCCCGCCCAACTGCGACAGATCGGCGACCTGCTGAAGATTTGGGACCAATCCCCGGAGCAGCGGGGCGGATCGCTCCGGCTCACGCAGTATTTTAATCTCAAGAGCGCCAAGGCGGAGCAGGTCGCGGCGACGATCAAGGACGTCTATCGGGACCTCCTCAGCACGGACGACCCGGCGCGGCAAAAGGGCGACGAGAAGGAAAAGCAGCCCGCCGCCCCCGCCTACACCTACGTGTACGGCCGGCAGAACGAGGACGACCGGGGCGGCGACGAGGAGCCGCCGATCCGTTTTAAAGGGCTGCTGAGCGTCGGCGTGCACGAGGAGTCCAACACCCTGGTGATCTCCGCCAGCGAGGGCCTGATGACGAACGTGGCCGCGCTGGTGGAGGTCTTGGAGGAGAACGCCCGGCAGGCGACCGCCGCGAGCATGATGTGGCAGGGCGGCCCGCGGGCCGTCGACGAGATGAAGACCCGCCTGCAGAACGTCCTCGGGGACAGCGTGACGATCTCCCCCGCCCGCGTCCCCGCCTCCGCCGAGGTCGGCGCCGCCCGCACCCTCGGCGACCCGCCCGACGCGGAGTGAACACGGCCGTCCCACTGTACGAACCCACCCCAACCGCCGGCCGCCGGTTGTGGCGACTGCTTAGGACACTCGCCCTGCCATGGATCGTCTGCGGGGGCCTGCTGTGCTCGCTGTGCAGGCTGACGCCCGCGGCGACCGTCACTGTGCCAGACAGTAAACACTCCCCCCGACTTGCTGCGTCGGTGACGGGCTCTCGATCAGACCTCCCCGGTCCATTCGTGCTGCTCCTCGCGTGGAACCAGCGACTTTTTCTAAACGGGTTTCCGCCGCCGAACGAGGTGTGTTATTGGGGCTGGGCGGGGTTGAGGGGAGCGAGTCACCATCATCTGGGCGGGCTGGTGGCGGCCGTGGACGTCAGTGGGTGGTACCTGATCCCGTTCCCGCTGCTGTGGTCCGGCGTCAACCTCTGGCGGTGGGTCCGCTGGGCGTAGTCGACGACCGTCGCGGAAACGATCCGGCTCAGGTTCCGCCGTGGCCCCGGCGTCGGCGTGGCGGGGAGGAGTCAGCCCGGACGCTCGTTCGGCAAGAGAAGCGGGATTTAATCCGCAAGGACCGTGAGGTGAACGACCTCGACCGGCGTGACGTCGGCGAGGGCGTCGGCGACCAACGACCTGTGACAGCGGTCTGCGTCAGGACAGGTGCACAACAGGCAGCACCGTTGGTCGGCGACCAACTCGGCGAGTTTCTCCAAGGCGTCCACCGCCGGGGCCGTCGTCAGGTGTTCGTTGACGGCGGTGGCGAACGCCCGCCAGTCCTTGTCGGCTTGGAACCGCTTGCGGGCATCCCGCGGCGACCCGAGGGGGCGGAGGTGCGTGTAACCGATGTCATCCACCGCGAGCCGCGCCGCCAACCCGTTCTTGCTGAACCCCGCCCGGCGGGAGAGCGGCAACTCCCGCACGTCGACGACGCGCTGCACGCGGTGTTCAAGCAGTACCTCGATCAGTCGGTCGACCGACACGCCGGTGTAGCCGGCGGTGAGGAGGAGACTGTCGGGCGGCTTTTCCAAATCAATCCCCTCTCTCCAGCGGAAAGGCACGGCGGGCGGCGTGCCCCTCGGCGTTGTCGCACGAACAGGTGGCACAGGGGAGGGGCGCCCGCCGCGACCCGTTTCATCCCTGTTTCCGTAGTAGGCGGTGAGGGACTCGAACCCTCGACCTTCTGCGTGTAAAGCAGACGCTCTAACCAACTGAGCTAACCGCCCGCGGGCAGTTTAGCGACTTCGGCGGCGCTCACACCCGTGGCCCGGCGCCGGGGCGTCGGCGGGGCGGCCGGTGGATCGTCCGCGGCCAACGACGCGGCGTCGGCGAATCGCAGCCGCAGGGCCAGGGCGCCGCAGCGTTCCTGGAACTGGGCGCCGGTGTCGCCGGCGCCGGCTTCGACCACCTCCTGCCAGCGTTCGGGGCGTTCGGCGAGAATGCGGCGGGCGAGGTGGAAGCGGCCGTCCTCGTCCAGCGGGGGAAGCTCGACGACCCGGTCGATCCGGCCCGGCCGGGTCGCCGTCTGGCGGGGCGAACCGAGCGCCGGGTCGAGGCGTTCCGGGTGGTTTGTCGTGACCGCGATCAGCAACCCGTCCGCCCGCTGGACCCCGTCCAGACAATTCAGCAGACAATCGAACGTCAGTCCGCCCTCCTTCACGGCGACGTTTTCCCGGCCGTGGAAGACGGCGTCCACGTCCTCGAGCAGGGCGAGGCAGGGGGCCTCGGTCAACATTTCCGCCCAGTTCTCCCGCAGTTCGTCGTTCTTCAAACTGGCGAGGTCGTAGGCGTAGACCGGCAGGTCGAGGTCCTCGGCGACCGCGCGAACCAGCGCCGTCTTGCCGGTGCCGGGGGGGCCGTGGAGCAGCCAGCCGCGGCGCCAGGGCAGGCCGCGGTCGCGGTACCACTGCTCGCTGGCCTTCCAGTCGCGGGCCTCGGCGATCAGGCCGCGGGCCTCGGCATTGAGGGCGAGGGGAGCGTAGGGGTTGCCGTCGCCGGTCTCCCCGCCGAGTTCGTCGAACCCCCGGCCCAGCGGGCGATGCGCGAGGCAGGGCCGCAGGTCGGTGTGGCCGGCGGCGCCGCGGTTGCGGCGGACCTCCTTCATCACGCCGCCCCGATCGCCGGCGGTGCCGTGGACGAATCGCACGGTGTGCCGACGGCCCTCGGCGGCTTGTGACGGGCCTCGAAGGCGTTGAACCGCTCGGCGGCCCGAGCCATCAAGTCGTCCGAATCGAGCGTGCCGCGGAGGAACAGCAGGGTGAGCGGCTTCTCCTCCCAGTTGCGACAGGTCAGGCCGTCGTGCATCTCCTCGTCTTTGGATTCGCCCCGCCGCACCCAAACCGCTGAGCGTCGCCAGCCGGCGCCGCGCCACCAGAGGCGGCCGGCGGAAGGCGTCACCTCCATCGGGACAAGTTGCACCCGCCGAACGGGCCGCACGTGCAACATCCAACCCAGATAGCTCTTCGGCCCCCACTTGGAGGTGCGAAAGGAGCTGCGCAGTTCCAACAGCACCGCCTCCGCCTGATAGCCCCGCACGTTCACGCTGACGATCGCGATGCGGGTGAGGTGCGTGAGAAACTCCCGCACCTTGCCGAACGTCGCCGCAATCAACGTCAGTGCCGCGGCCCCGCCGGCGAACTGCCAGCCGTCCACGGCCGCCAGCGGCGGACCGGAACTTGCGAACAGGAGGGCCGGGGCGTGAAGGAACATGCGGACTCGGACCCCGCTCGTCGTGTCGAGGTTCGCGTCTGGCCGAGCTGCAGCAGAAGTGCGAATCAAGTACCTCGACGCGCGGCCGGGGCGAGCCCGTATTCGGTCTCCCGGCGCCGTCCCGATCGGCCGATAAATACGTGGGGTATGCGCCGTAGGGGCAGGCCCCCCGCCGATTCCGGGCCCCCGCCCGCACGGGTTCGGGAAATGCTCATTATAATGATCATCGTCGGCAGTGAATGCCGCGGGGCCGTTCCGCTGGTCCCTCTCACAGGACGCAGACTTCAGGAGAAACTCATGCACATCTCAACGCCATTCCAAACGTTCGCCACGGGGGTTGCGCTCGCCGCAGCCGGGCTGTTCGCCGTTCCCGCCTCGGCCCAACAGGGGCAGAACGACGCCGACTCTGTCGGAAATCAGGGCACGCAGTCCTCAACTCTCATGTTGCAGGGGCCGACGGGCGACGACGTGCTGTCCGTAAAGCGTAACCCGCCCCGCGAGGCCAGGGCCGGCCAGGAGGTCTCCTATACGATCGACGTGAAGAACGTCAGCGACTTCCCGGTGCAGGGCGTCACCGTCATGGAGACGTTCCAAGGCGATTTTGAGATCGTCTCCGCCCAGACGAAAGGTCAGAGCAAGTCCGGCGACGCGTCGGGGAATAACTCCGGCGATCAATCCAGCAATAGTTCCGATCGGCAAGCGGGCGGCAACAAGCAGAACGACGCGTCGGCTGGCAAATCGAACTCGAAAAGTGGCTCCGGCCAAAAGAAGTCGAATCAGATGACTCAGTTTTCGGTGGACCTCGGCACCCTCAATGCCGGGCAGACGAAAACCGTGCAGGTGACCGGGTCGGCGCCGAAGGAAGGTACCGTGAGGGCGTGCCTCTCCGCCGATTATCGACCGACGCTATGCACCAGTTTTGACGTGGTCGCGCCGAATCTGAAGCTGACCCGTCAAATCCTGGTCGACGCTCGCGCCGAACTGGCCGATCTCGACATGAAGAAGAATACGGCGTACGTCTGCGACACGGTCTCTGTTCGCTATACCGTCAAGAATACCGGCTCCGGCGAAAGCCGCAGCGTCACCCTCCGGGACGACCTGCCGCAGGGCCTGGTGACGAAGGACGGTTCGAAAGCCAAAATCTCCGAAGACCTCGGCACGCTCGACGCCGGCGAGACCGTCACGCGGGAATATCAGTTGACCCTCGCGAAGAATCGTAACCAGGGCGGCGAGTTCAATCTCTCCGCCGCGACGGCGAAGAGTAAGACGGACACCGCCCGCAGCGGCGAAGACACGGCCCCGCTGCGACTGCTCAAGCCGGAATTGAGCCTGAATATCGACGGCCCGCAGGAGCAATATCTGGATCGTCCGGCGGAATATACCGTGACCGTCACGAACGAGTCCGACGACCCGGCCCTGGACGCCCAGGTCGCGCTGACGCCGGCCTCCGGCGCCTCGAACGTCAACATTCAGAGCCAGGACGCGGACGGCAACACGGTCTCCCTCGGCAC
Coding sequences within:
- a CDS encoding secretin N-terminal domain-containing protein, encoding MPRVDVTAVLWFAVGTPLLFGPTPAFALQEDSPAEQAKEKTPAASKPAESSPAPAAKENDAAAAKDAPKDAPKDASADSKDAAAAPAIVKRPAAPEGAAAIVEGGADLFDADADGNYSFNFRGAPWPAVVTALADASGLSLDWQELPGDTLNLRTQRAYTAEEARDLINRHLLARGFTLLVDGEVLTVANLKKLDPGAVPAVTPEELADLPPNRFVKCVFALDWLPAERAAEELKVLLSPRGTLAALPGSNRVLAMDAAGNLQQLAAILREEQQGRGKERLVRQFRLEHIRADRAKQLLDEFLGLVKEDDSLPSNPQLAQMEMQMRMQQAQMAKNQPGGGADGKAAGTIRLIVNERENAILAQAPPEQMAILESSVEALDVPRDPTDGLLARMVMREDPVRIYRLARLNPEMVVRLLSNSGELGPLTRVEVDEKANALVVNGSPTDHLIVARLVESLDGTDRSFEVLPLRRLPADYVAGTVRFMMGVEEEKPDDDGNSRYGFFSYGYGSSSTEEEEEGPEGQFRVDADVRNNRLLLWANPVELSEVNALLVKLGEVRASGVNRSATRVLDVTADQSEEILERLRTAWPHVRDNPLDLPAAPPAAPTGAGPSDAPPGEGPEARIDAPGEESNVAARSPISARPAALRQAADTPSPPPLTPERITVRRTPDGRLVLESDDLDALDALEDLVGDLTPPQREFHVFQLEHVQSAEWLTYQLEDFFEADADAEETRDWWGQPINVKSEAPGRLSDRKPLRFIGDSDTRTILVQNATPAQLRQIGDLLKIWDQSPEQRGGSLRLTQYFNLKSAKAEQVAATIKDVYRDLLSTDDPARQKGDEKEKQPAAPAYTYVYGRQNEDDRGGDEEPPIRFKGLLSVGVHEESNTLVISASEGLMTNVAALVEVLEENARQATAASMMWQGGPRAVDEMKTRLQNVLGDSVTISPARVPASAEVGAARTLGDPPDAE
- a CDS encoding AAA family ATPase; amino-acid sequence: MRFVHGTAGDRGGVMKEVRRNRGAAGHTDLRPCLAHRPLGRGFDELGGETGDGNPYAPLALNAEARGLIAEARDWKASEQWYRDRGLPWRRGWLLHGPPGTGKTALVRAVAEDLDLPVYAYDLASLKNDELRENWAEMLTEAPCLALLEDVDAVFHGRENVAVKEGGLTFDCLLNCLDGVQRADGLLIAVTTNHPERLDPALGSPRQTATRPGRIDRVVELPPLDEDGRFHLARRILAERPERWQEVVEAGAGDTGAQFQERCGALALRLRFADAASLAADDPPAAPPTPRRRATGVSAAEVAKLPAGG
- a CDS encoding COG1361 family protein, with protein sequence MHISTPFQTFATGVALAAAGLFAVPASAQQGQNDADSVGNQGTQSSTLMLQGPTGDDVLSVKRNPPREARAGQEVSYTIDVKNVSDFPVQGVTVMETFQGDFEIVSAQTKGQSKSGDASGNNSGDQSSNSSDRQAGGNKQNDASAGKSNSKSGSGQKKSNQMTQFSVDLGTLNAGQTKTVQVTGSAPKEGTVRACLSADYRPTLCTSFDVVAPNLKLTRQILVDARAELADLDMKKNTAYVCDTVSVRYTVKNTGSGESRSVTLRDDLPQGLVTKDGSKAKISEDLGTLDAGETVTREYQLTLAKNRNQGGEFNLSAATAKSKTDTARSGEDTAPLRLLKPELSLNIDGPQEQYLDRPAEYTVTVTNESDDPALDAQVALTPASGASNVNIQSQDADGNTVSLGTLKGGDSREFTVTMTATEPKTVSLSAEANAYCVDAVKKSAKTEFKGIAAILLEVVDQVDPVPVDDTTTYEIYVKNQGSAPDSEVQLTATLPDGMEFVEASGDSKVTANGNELTFKKIPTVAPGDVLSWTVKAKANDAEKVRFRVELTSEANQRPVFELEPTTLY
- a CDS encoding DUF488 domain-containing protein, producing MEKPPDSLLLTAGYTGVSVDRLIEVLLEHRVQRVVDVRELPLSRRAGFSKNGLAARLAVDDIGYTHLRPLGSPRDARKRFQADKDWRAFATAVNEHLTTAPAVDALEKLAELVADQRCCLLCTCPDADRCHRSLVADALADVTPVEVVHLTVLAD